One window from the genome of Actinoplanes teichomyceticus ATCC 31121 encodes:
- a CDS encoding sigma-70 family RNA polymerase sigma factor translates to MRETDRLDPLEDLDVLADRYARARDRADDATKDRLREEFVREALPFAGRLARRYRGRGEPPDDLEQVARLGLVKTVDRYEPERGSFTAYAILTITGEIKRHFRDHTWGVHVPRGQQDRVLEFVHAKAVLTSELARTPTVAELAGRLGVDEGEVLGAQTSAAAHSTESLNAPLGDSPDGAELGDLLGGVDGDLTLVDDRATVESLLCELPARERRLLALRFWGNLSQVEIAEELGISQMHVSRLLSRTLAWLREAMLSDATPAWTGSGSPDHRVTITATSDGVRVAVHGEIDRDNANQVRRELLTVASTCGRDRRLSVDLSGVPLLSAAGIAMMTAVREAARGHGVRLVLTGVQPYVARVLAIAGLRELIAEADRP, encoded by the coding sequence ATGCGGGAAACCGACCGGCTGGACCCGCTGGAGGATCTGGACGTGCTCGCCGACCGGTACGCACGGGCACGGGACCGGGCCGACGACGCGACCAAGGACCGCCTGCGCGAGGAGTTCGTGCGGGAGGCCCTGCCGTTCGCCGGCCGGCTGGCCCGCCGGTACCGGGGCCGCGGCGAGCCGCCCGACGACCTGGAGCAGGTGGCCCGGCTGGGCCTGGTCAAGACCGTGGACCGGTACGAGCCGGAGCGCGGGTCGTTCACCGCGTACGCGATCCTCACCATCACCGGCGAGATCAAGCGCCATTTCCGCGATCACACCTGGGGCGTCCACGTGCCCCGCGGCCAGCAGGACCGGGTGCTCGAGTTCGTGCACGCCAAGGCGGTGCTGACCAGCGAGCTGGCCCGCACCCCGACGGTGGCCGAGCTGGCCGGGCGCCTCGGGGTCGACGAGGGCGAGGTGCTCGGCGCGCAGACCTCGGCGGCCGCGCACAGCACCGAGTCGCTGAACGCGCCGCTGGGTGACAGCCCGGACGGCGCCGAGCTGGGCGACCTGCTCGGCGGGGTGGACGGCGACCTCACCCTGGTCGACGACCGTGCCACGGTGGAGAGCCTGCTGTGCGAGCTGCCGGCCCGCGAGCGCCGGCTGCTGGCGCTGCGGTTCTGGGGCAACCTGAGCCAGGTGGAGATCGCCGAGGAGCTGGGCATCTCGCAGATGCACGTGTCCCGGCTGCTCAGCCGTACCCTGGCCTGGCTGCGCGAGGCGATGCTGTCGGACGCCACGCCGGCCTGGACCGGCTCCGGCAGCCCGGACCACCGGGTGACGATCACCGCGACGTCGGATGGCGTCCGGGTCGCGGTGCACGGCGAGATCGACCGCGACAACGCCAATCAGGTACGCCGTGAGCTGCTGACCGTCGCCAGCACGTGCGGCCGGGACCGCCGCTTGTCGGTGGACCTGTCCGGCGTGCCGCTGCTGAGCGCGGCCGGTATCGCGATGATGACCGCGGTGCGTGAGGCGGCCCGCGGGCACGGGGTGCGGCTGGTGCTCACCGGCGTGCAGCCGTACGTGGCCCGGGTGCTGGCCATCGCCGGCCTGCGCGAGCTGATCGCCGAGGCGGACCGCCCCTGA
- a CDS encoding SDR family NAD(P)-dependent oxidoreductase, which yields MPAATVAVITGASSGVGRATALAFARTGARLVLAARSRPALDLVAESCRALGAPVRVAVADVTEPATVEAVAEAAISAYGRLDVWVHTAAVMAYGRFEDVPAEVFERVVTTDLIGAATVARAALARFRPQEHGVLIFGGSLLGTVVTPYTSSYVTSKWGLRALVRALRLETRDAPGIHVCLVAPGSVDTPIYRTAANFAGRFGQPPPPVDSPERVAAAIVRCARRPRATVTLGLASRIIRFGFVATPALYDVLVGPLMRIAGLSRERVAPHTGNVFAPAPQPPGPARPAPARPGWWPAAALAGGLLAWQSVRRSRRTGASTLTR from the coding sequence GTGCCCGCCGCCACAGTCGCCGTGATCACCGGAGCCTCCAGCGGGGTGGGGCGAGCCACCGCGCTCGCGTTCGCCCGCACCGGCGCCCGGCTCGTCCTGGCCGCCCGCTCCCGGCCCGCCCTCGACCTGGTCGCCGAGTCCTGCCGGGCGCTCGGCGCGCCGGTACGGGTCGCGGTCGCCGACGTCACCGAGCCGGCCACGGTGGAGGCCGTGGCCGAGGCCGCCATCAGCGCCTACGGCCGTCTCGACGTATGGGTGCACACGGCGGCGGTGATGGCGTACGGCAGATTCGAGGACGTCCCTGCCGAGGTGTTCGAGAGGGTGGTGACCACCGACCTGATCGGCGCCGCCACGGTGGCCCGCGCCGCGCTGGCCCGGTTCCGGCCGCAGGAGCACGGCGTGCTGATCTTCGGCGGGTCGCTGCTGGGCACCGTGGTCACGCCGTACACCAGCTCCTATGTGACCAGCAAGTGGGGTCTGCGCGCACTGGTCCGGGCACTGCGGCTGGAGACCCGCGACGCGCCCGGCATCCACGTGTGCCTGGTCGCGCCCGGTTCGGTGGACACCCCGATCTACCGCACCGCCGCGAACTTCGCCGGCCGCTTCGGCCAGCCGCCGCCGCCGGTGGACTCCCCGGAGAGGGTGGCCGCGGCGATCGTGCGCTGCGCGCGGCGGCCCCGCGCCACCGTCACGCTCGGGCTCGCCAGCCGGATCATCCGGTTCGGGTTCGTGGCCACGCCCGCGCTGTACGACGTGCTGGTCGGCCCGCTGATGCGGATCGCCGGGCTGTCCCGGGAGCGGGTGGCCCCGCACACCGGCAACGTGTTCGCCCCGGCGCCCCAGCCGCCCGGACCGGCCCGCCCGGCGCCCGCCCGCCCCGGGTGGTGGCCGGCCGCCGCGCTGGCCGGTGGCCTGCTGGCCTGGCAGTCGGTGCGACGCTCCCGCCGCACCGGGGCGTCTACGCTGACCCGGTGA
- a CDS encoding HAD family hydrolase, protein MIRAVIVDVDDTLCLTEAASFELENEVLARMGREPMTREIHLATWGEILLDAMPHRSPGVDLDRFARLFAVLHQRYLADGRLDVIPPENLRALDELVEDGRSVLLLTSRTEAEVRHLLQPDHVLAGRVTGAYHQGNTRYRKPDPRAFDELLAETGFRPHECVYVGDSPGDAVAAGGAGIRFVACLQSGVRRLDEFDPRYVTAAVPAFPDILPVIRGLRGEAAA, encoded by the coding sequence GTGATCCGAGCCGTGATCGTCGACGTCGACGACACCCTGTGCCTGACCGAAGCCGCCTCGTTCGAGCTGGAGAACGAGGTGCTGGCCCGGATGGGCCGGGAGCCGATGACCCGGGAGATCCACCTGGCCACCTGGGGCGAGATCCTGCTGGACGCCATGCCGCACCGCTCGCCGGGAGTGGACCTGGACCGGTTCGCTCGGCTGTTCGCGGTCCTGCACCAGCGGTACCTGGCCGACGGCCGCCTGGACGTGATCCCGCCGGAGAACCTGCGCGCCCTGGACGAGCTGGTCGAGGACGGGCGCTCCGTGCTGCTGCTCACCTCCCGGACCGAGGCGGAGGTGCGGCACCTGCTGCAGCCCGACCACGTGCTGGCCGGCCGGGTCACCGGCGCGTACCACCAGGGCAACACCCGGTACCGCAAACCGGATCCGCGGGCGTTCGACGAGCTGCTGGCCGAGACCGGGTTCCGGCCGCACGAGTGCGTCTATGTCGGGGACTCGCCGGGCGACGCGGTCGCCGCCGGCGGCGCCGGCATCCGGTTCGTCGCCTGCCTGCAGAGCGGCGTGCGCCGGCTGGACGAGTTCGATCCGCGGTACGTCACCGCCGCCGTGCCCGCCTTTCCGGACATCCTGCCGGTGATCCGGGGGCTGCGTGGCGAGGCCGCCGCCTGA
- the ligA gene encoding NAD-dependent DNA ligase LigA: MPAQPEIAPVVDAAHAEPFRTADDYRAAIDRVRAAAAAYYAGADLAMDDATYDALLARVTATEGAQPGWVVAGSPTGVVAAGGGVTGDVAHSTPMLSLANVFDEDELRAWATRLDRVLGRPAAGYTVEPKIDGMAIAARYAEGRLVRVATRGDGRAGEDVTAQARAVAGLPAELARPVTVEVRGEVFMTDDDFARANELRTAHGGQPFANPRNAAAGTLRAQDRAYLAPLSFLAYAVHDLPGGEGLTHSAAMAAVAELGVATTGGSAAGMAVCATVEELLDAIARLGALRDKLGFDIDGVVIKADSPADRDAAGSSSRAPRWAVAYKFPADTRTSRLTAIEVQVGRTGVITPVAVIEPVQVGGVVVTSATLHNFDDLVRRDVRVGDTVFVRRAGEVIPEITGAKLDERPEGAEPFAAPLLCPRCGGDIDRTQKRWRCVQGRACGAAESLAYFAARDSMDIEGLGDKVIRALVAADLVTDPADLYDLDAETVSRLERLGRTSAAKLIANIQGSKAQPLSRVLTGLGVRMTGRSMSRRLARHFGSMEALCAATVEQLQEVAAVGPERAATIAAELADLAPVIAKLAARGVNMVEPGVTPFAGRVVGADDPAGAARLPLRKGDGSPMTVVVTGSVPGLTRNEGNEAVERLGGKSSGSVSQRTDLVVIGDGAGAKAAKAEQLGLRIMPADRFAALLAAHDAGAGPALEEF; this comes from the coding sequence ATGCCTGCCCAGCCCGAGATCGCCCCGGTCGTCGACGCGGCCCACGCCGAGCCGTTCCGCACCGCCGACGACTACCGCGCGGCGATCGACCGGGTCCGGGCGGCCGCGGCGGCGTACTACGCGGGCGCCGACCTGGCCATGGACGACGCGACGTACGACGCTCTGCTGGCCCGGGTCACCGCGACCGAGGGCGCGCAGCCCGGCTGGGTGGTGGCCGGCTCCCCCACCGGGGTGGTCGCGGCCGGCGGCGGCGTGACCGGCGACGTCGCGCACAGCACCCCGATGCTGAGCCTGGCCAACGTGTTCGACGAGGACGAGTTGCGCGCCTGGGCGACCCGTCTGGACCGGGTGCTCGGCCGTCCCGCCGCCGGCTACACGGTCGAGCCGAAGATCGACGGCATGGCGATCGCCGCGCGCTACGCCGAGGGCCGGCTGGTGCGGGTGGCCACCCGGGGCGACGGGCGGGCCGGCGAGGACGTCACCGCTCAGGCCCGCGCGGTCGCCGGCCTGCCCGCCGAGCTGGCCCGGCCGGTCACCGTGGAGGTGCGCGGCGAGGTGTTCATGACCGACGACGACTTCGCCCGGGCGAACGAGCTGCGCACCGCGCACGGCGGGCAGCCGTTCGCCAACCCGCGCAACGCCGCCGCCGGCACGCTGCGCGCGCAGGACCGGGCCTATCTCGCCCCGCTGTCCTTCCTCGCGTACGCGGTGCACGACCTGCCCGGCGGCGAGGGCCTGACGCACAGCGCCGCGATGGCCGCGGTCGCCGAGCTGGGCGTCGCCACCACCGGCGGGTCGGCGGCCGGCATGGCGGTGTGCGCCACCGTGGAGGAGCTGCTCGACGCGATCGCGCGGCTCGGCGCGCTGCGCGACAAGCTCGGCTTCGACATCGACGGCGTGGTGATCAAGGCGGACTCCCCGGCCGACCGGGACGCCGCCGGCTCGTCCAGCCGGGCGCCGCGGTGGGCGGTCGCCTACAAGTTCCCCGCCGACACCCGTACCAGCCGGCTGACCGCGATCGAGGTGCAGGTCGGCCGTACCGGCGTGATCACCCCGGTGGCGGTGATCGAGCCGGTGCAGGTCGGCGGCGTGGTGGTCACCTCCGCCACCCTGCACAACTTCGACGACCTGGTCCGGCGCGACGTGCGCGTCGGTGACACGGTGTTCGTCCGGCGGGCCGGCGAGGTGATCCCGGAGATCACCGGGGCGAAACTCGACGAGCGGCCGGAGGGCGCCGAGCCGTTCGCCGCGCCGCTGCTGTGCCCGCGCTGCGGGGGCGACATCGACCGTACGCAGAAGCGCTGGCGCTGCGTGCAGGGGCGGGCGTGCGGGGCGGCCGAGTCGCTGGCGTACTTCGCGGCCCGTGACTCGATGGACATCGAGGGCCTCGGCGACAAGGTGATCCGCGCGCTGGTCGCGGCCGACCTGGTCACCGACCCCGCCGATCTGTACGACCTGGACGCGGAGACGGTGTCCCGGCTGGAGCGACTGGGGCGCACCTCGGCGGCGAAGCTGATCGCGAACATCCAGGGGTCCAAGGCGCAGCCGCTGTCCCGGGTGCTGACCGGGCTCGGCGTCCGGATGACCGGCCGGTCCATGTCCCGCCGCCTGGCCCGGCACTTCGGCTCGATGGAGGCGCTGTGCGCGGCCACCGTCGAGCAGCTGCAGGAGGTGGCGGCGGTCGGGCCGGAGCGGGCCGCGACGATCGCCGCCGAGCTCGCCGACCTGGCGCCGGTGATCGCCAAGCTGGCCGCGCGTGGGGTCAACATGGTGGAGCCGGGCGTGACACCGTTCGCCGGCCGGGTCGTCGGCGCGGACGACCCGGCCGGCGCGGCCCGCCTGCCGCTGCGCAAGGGCGACGGCTCGCCGATGACCGTCGTGGTCACCGGCTCGGTGCCGGGCCTGACCCGCAACGAGGGCAACGAGGCGGTCGAGCGGCTCGGCGGCAAGTCGTCCGGGTCGGTGTCCCAACGCACCGACCTGGTGGTGATCGGCGACGGGGCCGGCGCGAAGGCGGCCAAGGCGGAGCAGTTGGGGCTGCGGATCATGCCGGCCGACCGCTTCGCGGCGCTGCTGGCGGCCCACGATGCCGGCGCCGGCCCGGCCCTCGAGGAGTTCTGA
- a CDS encoding sigma-70 family RNA polymerase sigma factor: MTLARTEAPDEDGDHESPESSFAVFYREAFPRLVGRAMVRGLGRHDAADAAQDALVGVYRRWAVLHPQPSECRFRYASAALENSVQNVRRRWGRDADLSERLSPFVRFAEDDSAGGDALELIQELPERQRTVVLLLDEGWTANEIATRLRIGATSVRTHLQHARKTLNAKLQARRGNDRG, encoded by the coding sequence GTGACGCTGGCGAGGACCGAGGCGCCGGACGAGGACGGTGATCACGAGTCGCCGGAGAGCAGCTTCGCGGTGTTCTACCGGGAGGCGTTCCCCCGGCTGGTCGGCCGCGCGATGGTCCGCGGCCTGGGACGCCACGACGCCGCGGACGCGGCACAGGACGCGCTGGTCGGCGTCTACCGGCGCTGGGCGGTGCTGCACCCGCAGCCGAGCGAGTGCCGATTCCGGTACGCCTCGGCCGCGCTGGAGAACTCGGTGCAGAACGTGCGGCGCCGGTGGGGGCGCGACGCGGACCTGTCCGAGCGGCTCAGCCCGTTCGTGCGGTTCGCCGAGGACGACAGCGCCGGCGGTGACGCGCTGGAGCTGATCCAGGAGTTGCCGGAGCGCCAGCGCACCGTCGTGCTGCTGCTCGACGAGGGCTGGACCGCGAACGAGATCGCCACCCGGCTGCGGATCGGCGCCACGTCGGTGCGCACCCATCTGCAGCACGCGAGAAAGACGTTGAACGCAAAGCTCCAGGCCCGGAGGGGAAACGATCGTGGATAG
- a CDS encoding acyltransferase, whose translation MTDAPPGRDDVTVAPTADLDPRAEIGAGTRIWHLAQIREDATLGRNCTIGRGAYVGPGVVIGDNVKLQNHALVYEPARLADGVFVGPAAVLTNDEYPRAVTPDGRLKSGDDWTAVGVTVGEGAAIGARAVCVAPVTVGRWALVAAGAVVTTDVPDFALVVGVPARRVGWVGRAGRPLTHQGDGVWTCPETGASYAETGGLLSEA comes from the coding sequence ATGACCGACGCACCGCCCGGCCGTGACGACGTGACCGTCGCGCCCACCGCCGACCTGGACCCGCGCGCCGAGATCGGCGCGGGCACCCGCATCTGGCACCTCGCGCAGATCCGCGAGGACGCCACTCTCGGCCGCAACTGCACCATCGGCCGTGGGGCGTACGTCGGCCCCGGTGTGGTCATCGGCGACAACGTCAAACTGCAGAACCACGCCCTGGTGTACGAACCGGCCCGGCTCGCCGACGGCGTCTTCGTCGGACCCGCCGCGGTGCTGACCAACGACGAGTACCCGCGCGCGGTCACCCCGGACGGGCGGCTGAAGTCCGGTGACGACTGGACCGCGGTCGGCGTGACCGTCGGCGAGGGCGCGGCGATCGGCGCCCGGGCGGTCTGCGTCGCCCCGGTCACCGTGGGCCGCTGGGCGCTGGTCGCGGCGGGCGCGGTGGTGACCACCGACGTGCCGGACTTCGCCCTGGTCGTCGGCGTCCCGGCGCGCCGGGTCGGGTGGGTCGGGCGGGCCGGCCGGCCGCTGACGCACCAGGGCGACGGCGTCTGGACCTGCCCGGAGACCGGCGCGTCGTACGCGGAGACCGGCGGCCTGCTCAGCGAGGCGTGA
- a CDS encoding Gfo/Idh/MocA family protein, producing the protein MTPTPNASEPIGIAVIGAGYWGPNLVRNFQASTRFRLRWLCDLDVERARRVLGGYSTVQVTADLDEVLADPRVQAVAIATPAGTHLTVALAALRAGKHVLVEKPLAATYDEGRRLVEEADARGLTLMCDHTYCYTPAVLRIRELLHSGELGELHFLDSVRINLGLVQRDIDVLWDLAPHDLSILDFVLPPGVTPVAVAAHGADGIGAGRACVAYLTLQLSNGAIAHIHVNWLSPVKIRTAIFGGSKRTLVWDDLNPSQRLAIYDRGVDVASPDELGDEQRRDILISYRSGDMVAPALTEREALRTMVDEYARAITTGTPALTDGRSGLRVLELLQTASRSLTEGGTMIKLNEGRMA; encoded by the coding sequence TTGACTCCCACGCCGAATGCGTCCGAGCCGATCGGGATCGCCGTCATCGGGGCCGGTTACTGGGGCCCCAACCTCGTCCGCAACTTCCAGGCCAGCACCCGGTTCCGGCTGCGCTGGCTGTGCGACCTCGACGTCGAGCGGGCCCGCCGGGTGCTCGGTGGCTACTCGACCGTGCAGGTCACCGCCGACCTCGACGAGGTGCTCGCCGACCCGCGGGTGCAGGCGGTGGCGATCGCCACCCCGGCCGGCACCCACCTGACGGTGGCGCTGGCCGCGCTGCGGGCCGGCAAGCACGTGCTGGTCGAGAAGCCGCTCGCGGCCACCTACGACGAGGGCCGGCGGCTGGTCGAGGAGGCCGACGCGCGCGGCCTGACCCTGATGTGCGACCACACCTACTGCTACACCCCGGCCGTGCTGCGCATCCGTGAGCTGCTGCACTCCGGTGAGCTCGGCGAACTGCACTTCCTGGATTCCGTACGGATCAATCTCGGTCTGGTGCAGCGCGACATCGACGTGCTCTGGGACCTCGCGCCGCACGACCTGTCGATCCTGGACTTCGTGCTCCCGCCGGGGGTCACGCCGGTGGCCGTGGCGGCGCACGGCGCGGACGGCATCGGCGCCGGCCGGGCCTGCGTGGCGTACCTGACGCTGCAGCTGAGCAACGGCGCGATCGCGCACATCCACGTGAACTGGCTGTCCCCCGTCAAGATCCGCACGGCGATCTTCGGCGGTTCCAAGCGGACGCTGGTGTGGGACGACCTGAACCCCAGCCAGCGGCTGGCGATCTACGACCGGGGCGTCGACGTGGCGTCGCCGGACGAGCTCGGCGACGAGCAGCGCCGGGACATCCTGATCTCGTACCGCTCCGGCGACATGGTGGCGCCGGCGCTGACCGAGCGGGAGGCGCTGCGCACCATGGTCGACGAGTACGCGCGGGCGATCACCACGGGGACGCCCGCGCTCACCGACGGCCGCTCCGGCCTGCGCGTGCTGGAGCTGCTGCAGACCGCCTCGCGTAGCCTGACCGAGGGCGGCACGATGATCAAGCTCAACGAAGGGCGCATGGCGTGA
- a CDS encoding NAD-dependent epimerase/dehydratase family protein, whose protein sequence is MTAVSIEGARALVTGGAGTIGSHVVDELIRGGAAEIVVLDNFVRGRRDNLAWALENGPVTLVEGDIRDRDLVREMTAGKDLVFHLAAIRITQCAEEPRLANEVLVDGTFNVVEAAAEAGVRKVIASSSASVYGLAEQFPTTERHHPYHNDTFYGAAKAFNEATLRSFKAMKDLDYVALRYFNVYGPRMDIHGLYTEVLIRWMERIESGTPPLILGDGLQTMDFVHVADIARANILAARADVTDEVFNVASGTETSLKELAAALSAAMKSDLAPEHGPARAVNGVTRRLADTRAAAERIGFRAEIGLHEGLRGLVDWWRSSR, encoded by the coding sequence GTGACGGCTGTATCGATCGAGGGCGCGCGCGCCCTGGTCACCGGCGGGGCGGGCACCATCGGCTCGCACGTGGTCGACGAGCTCATCCGCGGCGGGGCCGCCGAGATCGTCGTCCTGGACAACTTCGTCCGCGGGCGGCGGGACAACCTCGCCTGGGCCCTGGAGAACGGCCCGGTCACCCTCGTCGAGGGCGACATCCGTGACCGGGACCTGGTGCGCGAGATGACCGCCGGCAAGGATCTGGTGTTCCACCTGGCCGCGATCCGGATCACGCAGTGCGCGGAGGAGCCGCGACTGGCCAACGAGGTGCTCGTGGACGGCACCTTCAACGTCGTCGAGGCGGCCGCCGAGGCCGGCGTCAGGAAGGTGATCGCGTCGTCGTCGGCGTCGGTGTACGGCCTGGCCGAGCAGTTCCCGACCACCGAGCGGCACCATCCGTACCACAACGACACCTTCTACGGTGCGGCCAAGGCGTTCAACGAGGCCACCCTGCGCAGCTTCAAGGCCATGAAGGACCTGGACTACGTGGCCCTGCGCTACTTCAACGTGTACGGCCCGCGGATGGACATCCACGGCCTGTACACCGAGGTGCTGATCCGCTGGATGGAGCGCATCGAGTCGGGCACTCCCCCGCTGATCCTCGGCGACGGTCTGCAGACCATGGACTTCGTGCACGTGGCCGACATCGCCCGGGCCAACATCCTGGCCGCCCGCGCCGACGTCACCGACGAGGTGTTCAACGTGGCCAGCGGCACCGAGACGAGTCTCAAGGAGCTGGCCGCGGCGCTGAGCGCGGCGATGAAGTCGGATCTGGCGCCGGAGCACGGCCCGGCCCGCGCGGTCAACGGCGTCACCCGCCGGCTGGCCGACACCCGCGCGGCCGCCGAGCGGATCGGCTTCCGCGCCGAGATCGGCCTGCACGAGGGCCTGCGGGGTCTCGTCGACTGGTGGCGGTCGTCCCGATGA
- a CDS encoding DegT/DnrJ/EryC1/StrS family aminotransferase, with protein sequence MIPMLGEEEAEAAAEAVRSGWVAQGPRVARFEREFAATVGAGHGVAVSSCTTALHLALVVRAVGPGDEVIVPSLSFIATANAVRYVGATPVFADVDLATGNLTVETVDAVRTPRTRAVIAVHQGGVPFDTAALRKAAAGWGLALVEDAACAAGSTAYGQPAGAGAAIAAWSFHPRKVLTTGEGGMVTVDDAEVATRLRRLREHGMNVSAADRHASAQPVLEAYLETAYNYRMTDIQAAVGLVQLGRLAGLVAQRRELAARYHELLADIDGLVPVRDPAYGQSNYQSFWVLLNPAFRTGRDEVLAELARRGVSARRGIMAAHLEPAYADVAPGPLPVTERITRDSLILPLHHRLTEDDQKHIVGVLRELAH encoded by the coding sequence ATGATCCCCATGCTGGGCGAGGAGGAGGCCGAGGCGGCCGCCGAGGCGGTCCGCTCCGGCTGGGTCGCCCAGGGGCCCCGGGTGGCCCGCTTCGAGCGCGAGTTCGCGGCCACCGTCGGCGCCGGGCACGGCGTCGCGGTCAGCTCGTGCACCACGGCGCTGCATCTGGCCCTGGTCGTGCGGGCCGTCGGCCCGGGCGACGAGGTCATCGTCCCGTCGCTGTCGTTCATCGCCACCGCCAACGCGGTCCGCTACGTCGGGGCCACCCCGGTCTTCGCCGACGTGGACCTGGCCACCGGCAACCTGACCGTGGAAACGGTCGACGCGGTGCGGACCCCACGCACCCGGGCGGTCATCGCGGTGCACCAGGGCGGCGTGCCGTTCGACACGGCCGCGCTGCGCAAGGCCGCGGCCGGCTGGGGGCTGGCGCTGGTCGAGGATGCCGCGTGCGCGGCCGGTTCGACGGCGTACGGTCAACCGGCCGGCGCCGGGGCGGCGATCGCCGCGTGGTCGTTCCACCCGCGCAAGGTGCTCACCACCGGCGAGGGCGGCATGGTCACCGTCGACGACGCCGAGGTGGCCACCCGCCTGCGCCGGCTGCGCGAGCACGGCATGAACGTGTCCGCGGCCGACCGGCACGCCAGCGCCCAGCCGGTGCTGGAGGCGTACCTGGAGACCGCCTACAACTACCGGATGACCGACATCCAGGCCGCCGTCGGGCTGGTGCAGCTGGGCCGGCTGGCCGGGCTCGTCGCGCAGCGGCGTGAGCTGGCCGCCCGCTACCACGAGCTGCTGGCCGACATCGACGGCCTGGTGCCGGTTCGTGACCCGGCCTACGGACAGAGCAACTACCAGTCGTTCTGGGTGCTGCTCAACCCCGCGTTCCGGACCGGCCGCGACGAGGTGCTGGCCGAGCTGGCCCGGCGCGGCGTGTCGGCGCGGCGCGGCATCATGGCGGCGCACCTGGAGCCGGCGTACGCGGACGTCGCCCCGGGCCCGCTGCCGGTGACCGAGCGGATCACCCGGGACTCGCTGATCCTGCCGCTGCACCACCGGCTGACCGAGGACGACCAGAAGCACATCGTCGGGGTGCTGCGCGAGCTCGCCCACTAG
- a CDS encoding alpha/beta fold hydrolase, which translates to MEHVIDVPGGSVWAEDIGESLPPVVLLHPGVGDSRNWSPVWERLTGQHRLIRYDVRGFGRSTPPAGRFSRLDDLRRVLDRLGVGPALFAGCSMGGGTALDLALAEPDRVRGMVLACPGISGAPPAHDPADEPDSPDPETFVEQGVARWARAGRDPLVVDLLRSAVRFWLGWGDTLADDGDAWSRLEDVATPSVLLLGDQERPSFVPACVEAARRIPGCRLVRIPGADHFLPLRAPGAVVAALRSLPR; encoded by the coding sequence GTGGAGCACGTGATCGATGTGCCGGGCGGGTCGGTCTGGGCCGAGGACATCGGGGAGAGCCTGCCGCCGGTCGTGCTGCTGCACCCGGGAGTCGGCGATTCCCGGAACTGGAGCCCGGTTTGGGAGCGGCTCACCGGTCAGCACCGCCTGATCCGCTACGACGTGCGGGGCTTCGGCCGCTCCACGCCGCCGGCCGGGCGGTTCTCCCGGCTCGACGACCTGCGCCGGGTGCTCGACCGGCTCGGCGTCGGGCCGGCGCTGTTCGCCGGTTGCAGCATGGGCGGCGGCACCGCGCTCGACCTCGCCCTGGCCGAGCCGGACCGGGTCCGCGGGATGGTGCTGGCCTGCCCGGGCATCTCCGGCGCCCCGCCCGCCCACGACCCGGCCGACGAGCCGGACAGCCCCGACCCGGAGACCTTCGTCGAGCAGGGCGTCGCCCGCTGGGCCCGGGCCGGACGGGACCCGCTGGTCGTCGATCTGCTCCGCTCGGCGGTCCGGTTCTGGCTCGGCTGGGGCGACACCCTCGCCGACGACGGCGACGCGTGGTCGCGGCTGGAGGACGTCGCCACGCCCAGTGTGCTGTTGCTCGGTGATCAGGAACGGCCGTCGTTCGTCCCGGCCTGCGTCGAGGCCGCGCGGCGCATTCCCGGCTGCCGCCTGGTGCGGATACCCGGCGCCGACCACTTCCTGCCGCTGCGGGCGCCCGGCGCCGTGGTGGCGGCGCTGCGCTCGCTACCGCGCTGA